One genomic window of Malaciobacter molluscorum LMG 25693 includes the following:
- a CDS encoding molybdopterin-dependent oxidoreductase, with translation MSLNKTVACPLDCYDACEAIIVNGKIRGNKEHFPTNGNLCANFISCNKEDYLKNAYFENKKISLQESLDILISKLKDIEPKNTLFYKGSGNLGVMQSSLKSFFAKYGSILTKGSLCDGGGGHGISLNRQEVINPPIEKLQKADVIIVWGRNFSVTSSHLYELVKDKTFITIDPIKTHIAKNSELHLSLNPKTDYELALLLTRFAYMQDLEDEDFCSKFNSSEDFFELAKSRSVLSYEEATGVSLEDVNRFFEIIENKKVALVLGLGVQKYYEGANITRCIDSFAAFLGLHNDKKHSGVWYLSNSKYGYESQFESNTLNKKEKVTEVDFSKYDLVFIQGANPVVSSPNTQRVIDGLKNTFVVFMGTTYNDTCKYANLIIPSCSFLQKSDVRLSYGHQYKAISNKVQEVNENSISEYDLTKYLFDSFSFDGLKDEDKILEYYINKKVEPYVFDNFEFIDDIEINHLYEEKLDNEFYFITAKKKKNLNSSFKIDNYLYLNPKTGFKNEDNVTLTSKYGKANFIVKLTEDVKENCVLCYAGNKNANYITPYFSDESSSSAMYQEVLVSIDLS, from the coding sequence TTGAGTTTAAATAAAACAGTTGCATGTCCTCTTGATTGTTATGATGCATGCGAGGCAATAATAGTAAATGGTAAGATTAGAGGAAATAAGGAGCATTTCCCTACAAATGGTAATTTATGTGCAAACTTTATCTCTTGTAATAAAGAAGATTATTTAAAAAATGCATATTTTGAAAATAAAAAAATATCCTTACAAGAGTCATTAGATATTTTAATATCAAAATTAAAAGATATAGAACCTAAAAATACACTATTTTATAAAGGTAGTGGAAATCTTGGTGTTATGCAAAGCAGTCTTAAAAGCTTTTTTGCAAAATATGGTTCTATTTTGACTAAAGGTAGTTTATGTGATGGGGGTGGAGGTCATGGAATCTCTTTAAATAGACAAGAAGTAATAAATCCACCAATTGAAAAGCTTCAAAAAGCAGATGTAATTATTGTGTGGGGTAGAAACTTTTCTGTTACATCTTCTCATTTGTATGAACTTGTAAAAGATAAAACTTTTATTACTATAGATCCAATAAAAACACATATTGCAAAAAATTCAGAATTGCATCTATCTTTAAATCCAAAAACAGATTATGAATTGGCACTATTACTTACAAGATTTGCTTATATGCAAGACTTAGAAGATGAAGATTTTTGTAGTAAATTTAATTCAAGTGAAGATTTTTTTGAGTTAGCAAAAAGTAGATCAGTATTATCTTATGAAGAAGCAACAGGAGTTAGTTTAGAAGATGTAAATAGATTCTTTGAAATAATTGAAAATAAAAAAGTTGCTTTAGTTTTAGGTCTTGGTGTGCAAAAATATTATGAAGGTGCAAACATAACTAGATGTATTGATTCTTTTGCTGCATTTTTAGGATTACATAATGATAAAAAACATAGTGGTGTTTGGTATTTGAGTAATTCTAAATATGGCTATGAAAGTCAGTTTGAGTCAAATACATTAAATAAAAAAGAAAAAGTAACTGAAGTTGATTTTTCAAAATATGATTTAGTATTTATACAAGGTGCAAATCCAGTTGTGAGTTCACCAAATACACAAAGAGTAATTGATGGATTAAAAAATACGTTTGTTGTATTTATGGGTACTACATATAATGATACATGTAAATATGCTAATTTGATAATTCCTTCTTGTTCTTTTTTGCAAAAAAGTGATGTTAGATTATCTTATGGACATCAATATAAAGCAATCTCTAATAAAGTGCAAGAAGTAAATGAAAACTCAATAAGTGAATATGATTTGACAAAATATCTATTTGATAGTTTCTCTTTTGATGGATTAAAAGATGAGGACAAAATACTTGAATATTATATAAATAAAAAAGTTGAACCTTATGTATTTGATAATTTTGAATTTATAGATGATATAGAAATAAATCATTTATACGAAGAAAAATTGGATAATGAGTTTTATTTTATTACAGCAAAAAAGAAAAAGAATCTAAATTCGTCTTTTAAAATAGATAATTATTTATATTTAAATCCTAAAACTGGTTTTAAAAATGAAGATAATGTTACTTTAACATCAAAGTATGGAAAAGCTAATTTTATTGTAAAACTTACTGAAGATGTTAAAGAAAATTGTGTTTTATGTTATGCTGGTAATAAAAATGCAAATTATATAACTCCATATTTTAGTGATGAATCTTCATCAAGTGCAATGTATCAAGAGGTATTAGTAAGTATTGACTTATCGTAA
- the fliI gene encoding flagellar protein export ATPase FliI: MIDIDAFLNNIDESSLSIPFGRIKHISSTTIVATGIEVAVGDIVKIESTQNLYTVLGMVASIDKLDFTIVPFSFIEGFRINDKVYLQKEGLNVKTGYGLLGRVVNALGEPIDDKGKIKDINESSAINKVSMPALQRAIINQRFSTGVKAIDSMLTSGKGQKVGIFAGSGVGKSTLMGMIVKGCEAQIKVVALIGERGREIPEFIHFNLGDNLENTIIVAATSDESALMRKYGAFTAMAIAEFFRDKGHDVLLMMDSVTRFAMAQREIGLSTGEPPVSRGYPPSVFALLPQLMERAGSNSKGSITAFFTVLVDGDDMNDPIADQSRSILDGHIVLTRDLTEQGFYPPINLLKSASRVMDKVVDDEHYNYFLKLKRVLSLIKENEVLVRVGAYKQGMDPELDSALAKKEKIREFLTQGTKEQYTFENIVQKFKEVLQ; encoded by the coding sequence ATGATAGATATTGATGCTTTTTTAAATAATATTGATGAAAGTAGTTTATCTATTCCTTTTGGAAGAATAAAACATATAAGTAGTACAACAATAGTTGCAACTGGAATTGAAGTTGCAGTTGGTGATATAGTAAAAATAGAATCTACTCAAAATCTTTATACTGTTTTAGGTATGGTTGCTTCAATTGATAAATTAGATTTTACAATAGTTCCTTTTTCTTTTATTGAAGGTTTTAGAATAAATGATAAAGTATATTTACAAAAAGAGGGACTTAATGTTAAAACAGGATATGGTTTATTAGGAAGAGTTGTAAATGCTTTGGGTGAACCAATTGATGATAAAGGTAAAATAAAAGATATAAATGAAAGTTCTGCTATAAATAAAGTCTCAATGCCAGCACTCCAACGAGCCATAATTAATCAAAGATTTTCAACAGGAGTTAAGGCAATAGATTCTATGCTTACATCAGGTAAAGGTCAAAAAGTTGGTATTTTTGCAGGAAGTGGTGTAGGAAAATCTACTTTAATGGGTATGATTGTAAAAGGATGTGAAGCACAAATTAAAGTTGTTGCATTAATTGGAGAAAGAGGAAGAGAAATACCTGAATTTATTCACTTTAATTTAGGTGATAATTTAGAAAACACAATTATTGTTGCAGCTACATCTGATGAATCAGCTTTAATGAGGAAATATGGTGCTTTTACAGCAATGGCAATTGCAGAGTTTTTTAGAGATAAAGGCCATGATGTTCTTTTAATGATGGATTCTGTTACAAGATTTGCAATGGCTCAAAGAGAGATTGGATTAAGTACAGGAGAACCTCCTGTAAGTAGAGGTTATCCACCTTCAGTATTTGCATTATTGCCTCAATTAATGGAAAGAGCAGGTAGTAATTCAAAAGGCTCAATTACAGCCTTTTTTACTGTTTTAGTTGATGGTGATGATATGAATGATCCAATTGCAGATCAAAGTAGATCTATTTTGGATGGTCATATTGTATTGACAAGGGATTTAACAGAACAAGGTTTTTATCCTCCTATCAACTTACTTAAATCTGCTTCAAGAGTTATGGATAAAGTAGTTGATGATGAGCATTATAATTATTTTTTAAAGTTAAAAAGGGTATTATCTCTTATAAAAGAGAATGAAGTATTGGTTAGAGTGGGTGCTTATAAACAAGGTATGGATCCAGAACTTGATAGCGCTCTTGCAAAAAAAGAGAAGATTAGAGAATTCTTAACTCAAGGCACTAAAGAGCAATATACATTTGAAAATATTGTTCAAAAATTTAAGGAGGTGCTACAATGA
- the flhA gene encoding flagellar biosynthesis protein FlhA, with translation MNIKKILSKDLVVVALFVAILMIIIVPLSKGILDFFLVVSLSLSLLILLISLYIQRPSDLTTFPTIILILALFRLSLNIATTRSILSEGHNGPEAVSSIISAFGEFVVGGNMVIGVIVFIILVLINFMVVTKGATRVAEVTARFTLDSMPGKQMAIDADLNAGFIDDKEAQVRRKELISDANFYGAMDGSSKFVKGDAVAGIIITLVNLIGGLLIGLFQHDMTVSESGQIYTILTIGDGLVAQIPALILSTATAIIITRSNMDEDRFANQSVLQLVKDSKALILVGIGMLLFSLVPGFPTGIMIVMGILMMFIGYTIYMVENNQDNTITRFFKQQPEKVAKTTKNIDELKEMKKQKTPDEGQAIENIMKLEVLELKLGFRLLQLVQGDSELLDKIKGIRKTIAAELGFIIPQIRISDDASLMQNEYQLYLKRIPLVKGKVEIEKLLAMGGVGNEKLKGLHVKEPVFGLDATWINRDLKEDALMKGYTVVDAPTIISTHISEIIKKHAEDIITRQDIVDIVDGLKKDFPIVVEEAMKVTSYGSLLKVCRDLLHEKVPIVDMLTIVESIADIAEFTKAPDVLLEHVRSKLYRLITQRFKDTDNVLHIITIKPDIEQQFIGKLQEQHGVSQLMLSISEINNLVTKTKELLEEVELKGFGKIAMVVDPLLRKRISEIYEKFGLQLAVLSHAELDSKANFSIEGTVEF, from the coding sequence ATGAATATAAAAAAGATACTGTCAAAAGACTTAGTTGTTGTAGCACTTTTTGTTGCTATATTGATGATTATCATCGTTCCTTTATCAAAAGGAATTTTAGACTTTTTTTTGGTGGTATCTTTATCTTTATCATTACTTATTTTATTAATATCTTTATATATTCAAAGACCATCTGATTTAACAACATTTCCCACAATTATCCTAATACTTGCTTTATTTAGGCTATCTTTAAATATAGCTACAACAAGATCAATCTTAAGTGAGGGGCATAATGGACCAGAAGCAGTAAGTTCCATAATTTCTGCATTTGGAGAGTTTGTTGTTGGTGGAAATATGGTTATTGGTGTTATTGTATTTATTATTTTAGTGCTTATTAACTTTATGGTTGTAACAAAAGGAGCTACAAGGGTTGCAGAAGTTACTGCAAGATTTACACTTGATTCTATGCCCGGTAAACAAATGGCAATTGATGCTGATTTAAATGCAGGTTTTATTGATGATAAAGAAGCACAAGTAAGAAGAAAAGAGTTAATCTCAGACGCAAATTTTTATGGAGCAATGGACGGTTCTTCTAAATTTGTAAAAGGTGATGCAGTTGCTGGTATTATTATTACTTTAGTAAATTTAATTGGAGGACTATTAATTGGTCTTTTTCAGCATGATATGACTGTATCTGAAAGTGGACAAATATATACAATTTTGACTATTGGTGATGGATTAGTTGCACAGATACCAGCGCTTATTTTATCAACTGCAACGGCAATTATTATTACTCGTTCTAATATGGATGAAGATAGATTTGCAAATCAATCAGTGCTACAACTTGTAAAAGATAGTAAAGCTCTTATTTTAGTTGGTATAGGTATGCTTTTATTTTCATTGGTCCCTGGATTTCCAACTGGAATAATGATTGTTATGGGTATTTTGATGATGTTTATTGGATATACTATTTATATGGTTGAAAATAATCAAGATAATACTATAACAAGATTTTTTAAACAACAACCAGAAAAAGTAGCAAAAACTACAAAAAATATTGATGAATTAAAAGAGATGAAAAAACAAAAAACTCCTGATGAAGGTCAAGCAATCGAAAATATTATGAAACTTGAAGTTTTAGAGTTAAAACTAGGTTTTAGATTGCTTCAATTAGTTCAGGGAGATTCTGAATTGTTAGATAAAATAAAAGGAATAAGAAAAACAATCGCAGCAGAATTAGGGTTTATTATTCCTCAAATTAGGATTTCTGATGATGCAAGTTTAATGCAAAATGAATATCAATTATATCTAAAAAGAATTCCTTTAGTTAAAGGTAAAGTTGAAATAGAGAAACTGCTTGCAATGGGTGGAGTTGGAAATGAAAAATTAAAAGGTTTACATGTAAAAGAACCTGTATTCGGACTTGATGCAACTTGGATTAATAGAGATTTAAAAGAAGATGCTTTAATGAAAGGATATACTGTAGTTGATGCACCAACTATTATTTCGACTCATATATCTGAAATTATTAAAAAACATGCAGAAGATATTATTACTAGACAAGATATTGTTGATATTGTAGATGGATTGAAAAAAGATTTCCCTATTGTTGTAGAGGAAGCTATGAAAGTTACTTCTTATGGGTCTTTATTAAAAGTTTGTAGGGATTTATTACATGAAAAAGTGCCAATTGTTGATATGTTGACAATTGTTGAATCAATTGCAGATATAGCAGAATTTACTAAAGCACCTGATGTATTATTAGAGCATGTTAGAAGTAAATTATATAGATTAATTACTCAAAGATTTAAAGATACTGATAATGTTTTACATATTATTACCATAAAACCAGATATAGAACAACAATTTATTGGAAAACTACAAGAACAACATGGTGTATCTCAGTTAATGTTATCTATTTCAGAGATAAATAATTTAGTTACAAAAACAAAAGAGTTATTAGAAGAAGTTGAACTTAAAGGTTTTGGTAAAATTGCAATGGTTGTCGATCCATTATTAAGAAAAAGAATTTCAGAAATATACGAGAAATTTGGATTACAACTTGCAGTATTATCTCATGCAGAACTTGATTCTAAAGCTAATTTTTCTATTGAAGGAACTGTAGAATTTTAA
- a CDS encoding efflux RND transporter periplasmic adaptor subunit, with the protein MKYLFFMLLSLNFMFASVFYAKLEPVQSYKVKAAVNGKVIYSNEEIEGKKANNTVVIKLDSFVDEIDLKQTQNKLKDIQTMIDIENKNYNRMKKVSSKSDFEKDAQRLKVINLQTTKADTLIKIANLKDSIKNKKLLEKDNYIYNINVKSGDYVTPGTLLYESKDLSQGKLTIFVPIADIESIKNKTIYLNDKKSNLKITKIYTVADSEHISSYKVEIYIPNVKKFSRLVKIEFK; encoded by the coding sequence GTGAAATATCTATTTTTTATGTTATTAAGTTTAAATTTCATGTTTGCTTCTGTTTTTTATGCAAAACTTGAACCTGTACAAAGTTATAAAGTAAAAGCTGCTGTAAATGGAAAAGTAATATATTCAAATGAAGAAATTGAAGGTAAAAAAGCTAATAATACAGTAGTTATAAAACTGGACTCTTTTGTTGATGAAATTGATTTAAAACAGACTCAAAATAAATTGAAAGATATTCAAACTATGATAGATATAGAGAATAAAAACTACAATAGAATGAAAAAAGTATCTTCAAAATCAGATTTTGAAAAAGATGCACAAAGATTAAAAGTAATAAATTTACAGACAACAAAAGCAGATACACTTATAAAAATAGCAAATTTAAAAGATAGTATTAAAAATAAAAAGTTGTTAGAAAAAGATAACTATATTTACAATATCAATGTAAAAAGTGGTGATTATGTAACTCCTGGAACTTTACTTTATGAATCAAAAGATTTAAGTCAAGGAAAACTGACAATTTTTGTGCCAATTGCTGATATTGAATCTATTAAAAATAAAACCATATATTTAAATGATAAAAAAAGTAATTTAAAAATTACAAAAATATATACAGTTGCTGATAGTGAACATATATCTTCATATAAAGTTGAAATTTATATTCCAAATGTAAAAAAGTTTTCAAGGTTGGTAAAAATTGAGTTTAAATAA
- a CDS encoding MFS transporter produces the protein MTYRKLFKDYKVIRDLSFVQFISYFGAWFSNVAIYTMLVKFGSSSFAISIVTAMHFLPAIIIAPFAGAIIDRFKIKELMLTLLIIEFLMTLCFLLINSKEQIWLLLIFIFIRMSCTSMFFSTEMSLLAKLLKSDALRKANEIHSIIWSFCYAFSMAVSGFVINFVGIKIAFIIDASFFLVAILVFLKINLLVEESDIKDKFFKIIKDGFLYIKSNKILVHLIILHTSVGLTSFDTLVTLLAKNEYKYIIATALSIGISNAIRALALMIGPYLIGKYVNKRSFFYILIFQALGIWLWGVFQFNFYLALIGLFATGFFTTTIWSYTYALIQENCDKKYLGRVLAYNDMIFMFSNIITTLFIGLMASLTSLDIITYIIGFCFILFAFYYKKVLQWL, from the coding sequence TTGACTTATCGTAAGCTTTTTAAAGATTATAAAGTTATAAGAGATTTATCTTTTGTACAATTTATTTCATATTTTGGGGCTTGGTTTTCAAATGTAGCAATTTATACTATGCTAGTAAAATTTGGAAGCTCTTCTTTTGCCATATCAATAGTTACTGCTATGCACTTTTTACCTGCAATTATAATTGCTCCATTTGCTGGGGCAATTATTGATAGATTTAAAATCAAAGAATTAATGTTAACTCTTTTAATTATTGAGTTTTTGATGACTTTATGTTTTTTACTTATTAATAGTAAAGAACAAATTTGGCTCTTATTGATATTTATTTTTATTCGTATGAGTTGTACTTCTATGTTTTTTTCAACTGAGATGTCTTTACTTGCAAAACTTTTAAAAAGTGATGCTTTAAGAAAAGCAAATGAAATTCACTCGATTATTTGGTCTTTTTGTTATGCTTTTTCTATGGCTGTTAGTGGATTTGTTATAAATTTTGTGGGAATTAAAATAGCATTTATAATAGATGCATCATTTTTTTTGGTGGCTATTTTAGTATTCTTAAAAATTAATTTATTAGTTGAAGAATCAGATATAAAAGATAAGTTTTTCAAAATTATTAAAGATGGATTTTTATATATCAAAAGTAATAAAATATTAGTACATCTTATTATTTTGCATACAAGTGTAGGATTAACTTCATTTGATACTTTAGTTACATTATTAGCAAAAAATGAGTATAAATATATAATTGCAACTGCTTTATCTATTGGAATATCAAATGCCATAAGAGCTTTAGCTTTAATGATTGGACCATATTTAATAGGTAAATACGTAAATAAGAGAAGTTTTTTTTATATATTGATTTTTCAAGCTTTAGGTATTTGGTTGTGGGGTGTTTTTCAATTTAATTTTTATTTAGCATTGATAGGACTTTTTGCAACAGGTTTTTTTACAACAACTATATGGTCTTATACTTATGCTCTAATTCAAGAAAATTGCGATAAAAAATATCTTGGTAGAGTTTTAGCTTATAACGATATGATTTTTATGTTTTCAAATATTATTACGACACTTTTTATTGGTTTAATGGCAAGTTTAACTTCACTAGATATAATAACATACATTATTGGTTTTTGTTTTATTTTATTTGCATTTTATTATAAGAAAGTCTTACAATGGTTATAA
- the flgL gene encoding flagellar hook-associated protein FlgL, translated as MINTLSESLYRLDILNRMQDRLTYQSSSKRKIDNGSDDSFVFTRQIYLEDKISRYEGLKSQIEITSSQNDTADTAVGSIKDKITLLKNEISKALNGTEQETSRETIAINVAGIKKSLLLFANERSNGEYLFAGTDSSKPPFEQDPVTGEVTYTGSGYLKRLAIDEGSYSQRGVSGFDLMMNTTQKALFGEKLTFTEGQRVIDNQGNEWTLDSSVPELVKNNENGPTNEKMPLTEVLPSTTPKTYETTNPISTQGQTLSAKENIFDIVDDIMNALNQVDDTGASITKDEADAILKEGLSKVNKAFDTVNKAHSDLGVRNKTFEVAHEKVSSKLTHYNILFTETAGADLAKVAMESKALELTYTSLYSTINKMNQLSLVNFIN; from the coding sequence ATGATTAATACATTAAGTGAGTCTTTATATAGGCTAGATATATTAAACAGGATGCAAGATAGACTAACTTATCAATCTAGTTCAAAAAGAAAGATAGATAATGGTAGTGACGATTCTTTTGTTTTTACAAGACAAATTTACTTAGAAGATAAAATAAGTAGATATGAGGGATTAAAAAGTCAAATTGAAATTACAAGTTCTCAAAATGATACTGCAGATACTGCAGTTGGTTCAATTAAAGATAAAATCACTCTTTTAAAAAATGAAATATCAAAAGCATTAAATGGTACTGAACAAGAAACTTCTAGGGAAACTATTGCAATTAATGTAGCAGGTATAAAAAAGAGTTTATTATTATTTGCAAATGAACGATCAAATGGTGAATATCTTTTTGCAGGTACAGATAGTTCAAAACCTCCTTTTGAACAAGATCCAGTTACAGGTGAAGTAACATATACTGGTAGTGGGTATTTAAAAAGACTTGCAATTGATGAAGGTTCTTATAGTCAAAGGGGTGTTTCAGGCTTTGATTTGATGATGAATACAACTCAAAAAGCTTTATTTGGAGAGAAACTTACTTTTACAGAAGGTCAAAGAGTAATAGATAATCAAGGAAATGAGTGGACATTGGATTCTAGTGTTCCAGAACTTGTTAAAAATAATGAAAATGGTCCTACGAATGAAAAAATGCCATTGACTGAAGTTCTTCCTTCAACAACACCAAAAACTTATGAGACAACAAATCCTATAAGTACTCAAGGTCAAACATTATCTGCAAAAGAGAATATTTTTGATATTGTAGATGATATTATGAATGCTTTAAATCAAGTTGATGATACAGGTGCATCAATTACTAAAGATGAAGCAGATGCTATATTAAAAGAGGGATTATCTAAAGTAAATAAGGCTTTTGATACAGTAAATAAAGCACATTCAGACTTAGGTGTTAGAAATAAAACTTTTGAAGTTGCACATGAGAAAGTATCTTCAAAATTAACACATTATAATATATTATTTACAGAAACAGCAGGTGCAGATTTAGCAAAAGTTGCAATGGAATCTAAAGCATTAGAATTAACATATACTTCGTTATATTCGACAATAAATAAAATGAATCAACTATCTTTAGTTAATTTTATTAATTAG
- a CDS encoding BatD family protein — protein sequence MKLLKVFFIILFFSNILFADVKINAPMTFVENEPYIFTIKATGSDITFPKIDKISNQKVQTISTSKSINIINSVMTKSLIRKYRLFPKEDFVIPSFTFEVDGKSEKTKELIVKKQKANKSNLSYADFEIIASKKDVYVGEAFKVKLKFKYLSSLDINNLSISNANFKNFWFKQLKDNKQYQDGDFVVNELTYLMFAQKYGKLKIEPFRINMSIVNPSSDPFSNFGFMQQNAQVKKIYSNALIINAKALPSNLNLIGDFNIKASVDKKIINQGDSITYKIKIDGYGNIDDIKDIKLDIKNAQVFENKPKITTKIVDSKYYGEYEKTFSIIPLNSINIGSIKLKYFDDKTKQIVEKQSDSFFIKVNEVKKEQKKLYVPKKLDENKKVVIKEVKTFSFKENILSFILGILFTCIVFYLYKLILKNKENSKKDSNIISKIKKSNSKEELIRVLAVYIKKDRQLDKLIFKLEDENLNLKTVKKDIINLIKQLEKGKK from the coding sequence ATGAAACTATTAAAAGTATTTTTTATAATATTATTTTTTTCTAATATACTATTTGCAGATGTAAAGATAAATGCTCCTATGACATTTGTTGAAAATGAACCTTATATTTTTACAATAAAAGCAACTGGTTCTGATATAACTTTCCCTAAAATTGATAAAATATCAAATCAAAAAGTACAAACTATTTCAACATCTAAGTCTATAAATATAATTAATTCTGTAATGACAAAAAGTTTAATTAGAAAGTATAGACTTTTCCCAAAAGAAGATTTTGTTATTCCTAGTTTTACTTTTGAAGTTGATGGTAAAAGTGAAAAAACAAAAGAATTAATAGTAAAAAAACAAAAAGCTAATAAATCAAATCTCTCATATGCAGATTTTGAAATAATTGCTTCTAAAAAAGATGTTTATGTGGGAGAAGCGTTTAAAGTTAAATTAAAGTTTAAATATCTTTCTTCTTTAGATATTAATAATTTAAGCATTTCAAATGCTAATTTTAAAAACTTTTGGTTTAAACAATTAAAAGATAATAAACAGTATCAAGATGGTGATTTTGTCGTTAATGAATTGACATATTTGATGTTTGCACAAAAATATGGAAAGCTTAAAATTGAACCTTTTAGAATCAATATGAGTATTGTAAATCCAAGTTCAGATCCATTTTCAAATTTTGGATTTATGCAACAAAATGCACAAGTTAAAAAGATATATTCAAATGCATTGATTATAAATGCAAAAGCACTTCCTTCAAATTTAAATTTAATAGGTGATTTTAATATAAAAGCGTCAGTTGATAAAAAAATAATAAATCAAGGCGATTCAATTACTTATAAAATTAAAATTGATGGTTATGGTAATATTGATGATATAAAAGATATAAAATTAGATATTAAAAATGCACAAGTTTTTGAAAATAAACCTAAAATAACTACAAAGATAGTTGATTCTAAATATTACGGAGAGTATGAAAAAACTTTTTCAATTATTCCTCTTAATAGTATAAATATAGGTTCAATAAAATTAAAATATTTTGATGATAAAACAAAACAAATAGTTGAAAAACAAAGTGATTCTTTTTTTATAAAAGTAAATGAAGTAAAAAAAGAGCAAAAAAAACTATATGTACCTAAAAAGTTAGATGAAAATAAAAAAGTAGTTATAAAAGAAGTAAAAACTTTTTCATTTAAAGAAAATATACTTTCTTTTATTTTGGGGATACTTTTTACTTGCATAGTTTTTTATTTATATAAATTAATTTTAAAAAATAAAGAAAATTCAAAAAAAGATAGTAATATTATCTCAAAAATAAAAAAATCAAATAGTAAAGAAGAGTTAATTAGAGTTCTTGCAGTATATATAAAAAAAGATCGGCAATTAGATAAATTAATTTTTAAATTAGAAGATGAAAATCTTAATTTAAAAACAGTAAAAAAAGATATAATAAATTTAATAAAACAATTAGAAAAAGGTAAAAAGTGA